Proteins encoded in a region of the Melospiza georgiana isolate bMelGeo1 chromosome 2, bMelGeo1.pri, whole genome shotgun sequence genome:
- the CDC16 gene encoding cell division cycle protein 16 homolog: MNLERLRKRVRQYIDQQQYQSALFWADKVASLSHEEPQDIYWLAQCLYLTAQYHRAAHALRSRKLDKLYEACRYLAARCHYAAKEHQQALDILDMEEPINKRLFEKYLKDESGLKDSTTDWEMSQSSIKSSICLLRGKIYDALDNRTLATYSYKEALKLDVYCFEAFDLLTSHHMLTAQEEKELLESLPLNRQCTEEEQELLHFLFENKLKKYNKPSETLIPESVDGLQENLDVVVSLAERHYYNCDFKMCYKLTSVVMEKDPFHANCLPVHIGTLVELNKANELFYLSHKLVDLYPNNPVSWFAVGCYYLMVGHKNEHARRYLSKATTLERTYGPAWIAYGHSFAVESEHDQAMAAYFTAAQLMKGCHLPMLYIGLEYGLTNNSKLAERFFSQALSIAPEDPFVMHEVGVVAFQNGDWKTAEKWFLDALEKIKAIGNEVTVDKWEPLLNNLGHVCRKLKKYEEALEYHRQALVLIPQNASTYSAIGYIHSLMGNFESAIDYFHTALGLRRDDTFSVTMLGHCIEMYIGDSEAYIGTEIKDKLRCYDFDVHTVKTLKNIISPPWDFREFDIERQTVDESGIVTLETSNQRKSTDTSRPLEETFEIEMNESDMMLETSMSDHST, from the exons ATGAACCTGGAGCGGCTCAGGAAGCGAGTGCGCCAGTACATCGACCAG CAACAGTATCAAAGTGCCCTGTTCTGGGCTGACAAAGTAGCTTCACTCTCTCATG AGGAACCACAGGATATCTACTGGCTGGCCCAATGCCTTTACCTGACAGCTCAGTACCACAGGGCAGCGCACGCCCTTCGATCACGGAAGCTGGATAAG ttgTATGAGGCATGTCGCTACCTTGCAGCCAGATGTCAC TATGCTGCAAAAGAGCATCAACAGGCCTTGGATATCCTTGATATGGAGGAGCCAATCAACAAACGACTTTTTGAAAAGTACTTGAAGGATGAAAGTGGGTTGAAAGATTCTACCACAGACTGGGAGATGTCACAGTCCTCA ATCAAGAGCTCTATATGCCTTTTACGAGGGAAGATCTACGATGCTTTGGACAATAGAACCCTGGCAACTTACAGCTACAAAGAGGCCTTGAAGCTGGATGTTTACTGCTTTGAAGCATTTGATCTTTTAACATCACACCATATGCTGACAGCACAGGAAG AAAAAGAACTCCTTGAATCTCTACCTCTTAATAGACAATGTACGGAAGAAGAGCAGGAATTGCTTCACTTTTTATTTGAGAATAAATTGAAAAAG taTAATAAACCCAGTGAAACACTGATTCCTGAATCAGTAGATGGTCTTCAGGAAAACCTGGATGTGGTAGTATCCCTAGCAGAAAGGCATTATTACAACTGTGACTTCAAAATGTGTTATAAGCTTACTTCAGT agtGATGGAAAAAGATCCCTTCCATGCAAATTGTTTACCTGTACATATAGGGACACTTGTGGAGCTTAACAAAGCAAATG AACTTTTCTATCTTTCTCACAAACTGGTGGACTTGTACCCAAATAATCCT GTGTCATGGTTTGCAGTAGGATGCTATTATCTCATGGTTGGCCACAAAAATGAACATGCTAGAAGATATCTCAG CAAAGCCACGACGCTGGAGCGGACCTATGGCCCTGCATGGATAGCGTATGGACATTCCTTCGCAGTGGAGAGTGAGCATGACCAGGCAATGGCTGCATACTtcacagctgcacagctcaTGAAAGG GTGTCATTTGCCTATGCTGTATATTGGACTGGAATATGGTTTGACCAACAACTCCAAGCTGGCTGAACGGTTTTTCAGCCAAGCTTTAAGCATTGCACCTGAAGATCCTTTTGTTATGCACGAAGTTGGAGTGGTGGCATTTCAAAATGGAGA ctggaaaactgcagaaaagtGGTTCCTTGATGCACTGGAGAAAATCAAAGCTATTGGAAATGAG GTAACAGTTGATAAGTGGGAGCCTTTGTTGAACAACTTGGGACATGTCTGCAGAAAACTCAA GAAGTATGAAGAAGCACTGGAATACCATCGCCAGGCTCTGGTGTTGATCCCTCAGAATGCTTCTACTTACTCTGCCATTGGCTACATACACAGCCTCATGGGCAATTTTGAAAGTGCCATTGACTATTTCCACACG gCCCTTGGTCTCAGGCGGGATGACACATTTTCAGTCACAATGCTCGGCCACTGCATAGAAATGTACATTGGTGATTCTGAAGCCTATATTG GAACAGAGATCAAAGACAAATTAAGATGTTATGACTTTGATGTACACACAGTGAAGACCTTAAAGAACATAATTTCACCTCCCTGGGATTTCAGAGAATTCGACATAGAAAGACAAACTGTGGATGAAAGTGGCATAGTAACATTAGAGACATCAAATCAAAGGAAAAGTACAGATACCAGTCGCCCATTGGAAGAAACATTTGAGATTGAAATGAATGAAAGTGATATGATGTTAGAAACATCAATGTCAGACCATAGTACGTGA